From a single Tachypleus tridentatus isolate NWPU-2018 chromosome 6, ASM421037v1, whole genome shotgun sequence genomic region:
- the LOC143252492 gene encoding protein Loquacious-like, whose amino-acid sequence MEQTKTPVSILQEFCVYRGLTADYTLISVEGQVHEPTFTFRVEVDHEFAIGIGQSKKKAKHAAAKSLLDKLQASDKLIDSSLKLLQNLSLACDAKENDQKDDSSEGDKLSGNHVGALQELCMKRQWEPPYYKTVLEEGLPHDRVFGIECQVKMYGQGVSEDQEIKKTGFGRTKRIAKHQAAYKVIQALGGVDICDEKPPVKLVMAQIQTRTVTQKSSIPIPDYGHKVRKFFEILQNSPGKTLASLHVTDLSKSTTDYIGLLQDIADEQNFQNKYCMLETCSSDGNQRCLVHLDSLPAMVCFGMGKSSDEAKEDAARNTLQFLEIITRT is encoded by the exons ATGGAACAAACAAAAACTCCTGTTAGCATTTTGCAAGAGTTTTGCGTGTATCGTGGACTGACAGCAGACTACACACTCATTTCTGTTGAAGGACAAGTACATGAACCAACATTCACATTCAGGGTGGAAGTTGACCATGAGTTTGCTATAGGCATTGGTCAGAGCAAGAAGAAAGCTAAACATGCTGCTGCTAAGTCCCTTCTTGATAAGCTACAAGCTAGTGATAAGTTGATTGATTCAAGCTTAAAATTACTGCAAAACTTGTCATTAGCATGTGATGCAAAAGa AAATGATCAGAAAGATGACTCTTCTGAAGGAGATAAACTATCTGGAAATCATGTAGGAGCACTGCAGGAACTTTGTATGAAAAGGCAGTGGGAGCCACCGTACTATAAAACTGTTCTAGAAGAAGGATTGCCTCATGATCGAGTCTTTGGAATCGAATGTCAGGTGAAAATGTATGGTCAAGGAGTTTCAGAagatcaagaaataaaaaaaacag GTTTTGGAAGAACAAAACGGATAGCAAAGCATCAAGCTGCATACAAGGTTATACAGGCCCTAGGAGGAGTGGATATTTGTGATGAGAAACCTCCCGTTAAACTTGTCATG GCACAAATCCAGACGAGAACAGTAACACAGAAATCATCAATACCAATTCCAGACTATGGCCATAAAGTGCGGAAGTTCTTTGAAATACTTCAGAATTCACCTGGGAAAACATTGGCTTCCTTACATGTGACTGATTTGAGCAAATCAACCACAGATTATATTGGTCTTTTACAAGATATTGCTGATgaacaaaactttcaaaacaaatattgtatgtTGGAAACCTGTAGTTCTGATG GAAATCAGCGATGTTTAGTTCACCTTGATTCTCTCCCTGCAATGGTATGTTTTGGAATGGGAAAGTCCTCTGATGAGGCCAAGGAAGACGCAGCTAGAAATACTCTGCAATTTTTAGAAATCATCACAAGAACGTGA